A window of the Miscanthus floridulus cultivar M001 chromosome 14, ASM1932011v1, whole genome shotgun sequence genome harbors these coding sequences:
- the LOC136502779 gene encoding uncharacterized protein: MEEERRGASGSEVPVVQLEEAVELLVEHLVVPVLPLGQVDREEALSPETQEAVARQVHATVLLYNYYHRKQFPQLQFASPDRFSMSASLTVSNKNLLMYLNVVVGAAGLSVTDKAIIDACDIAEALDPTKDSPEMIMWPISKVAVLLLNRTKKACLVEHGSKTKGVWSIFEKDISSDISVQGSSIKSTALPSEPYMLQRIAYSEVERKTGMKRTHLCFIEEHRVYSLSNKGTTTMLFLMHYDQTVDSKLKEMPLDAVIQRMSGPIFESGSYPRTTSVVDCYHLLPYKEVFLNILNRDWPLGSSLSTPKEQEVNSNSKSKMKKITTDVSTPKKNKKVVKAVGDSGTNNCSTRKNIKDSNTNCKRKFEAFKTKVATYAEHGDCQSPTEDLQASVQMDKNRAENNSKSRNVPQDIIPTPDVDHVINDHALTNQKEKVSEKSGGIIGNMNAQRYATLQLLQKMRDDTLREHFVLGDRSAEYEMDIQTILTETGMTPKVTSILKKYENSWKMMEVANPISSGEGCQTMNIKGKKLKEAILVRNKCQELDDICRDSNWIFPRYRVLPSDTGVCTPILADMYQASVHLTGLDFNLSADGDMKITPHEARDSAASNMLSRLQQKARED, translated from the exons ATGGAGGAAGAAAGACGCGGCGCCAGTGGCAGCGAGGTACCGGTGGTGCAgctggaggaggcggtggagctgTTGGTGGAGCACCTCGTGGTGCCGGTGCTGCCGCTCGGGCAGGTGGACCGGGAGGAGGCCCTGTCGCCGGAGACTCAGGAAGCCGTGGCACGTCAG GTCCATGCGACGGTTCTCTTGTACAACTACTACCACCGGAAGCAGTTCCCGCAGCTCCAGTTTGCGAGCCCCGACCGGTTCTCCATGTCCGCTTCCCTCACCGTCAGCAACAAGAATCTACTCATGTACCTGAACGTCGTAGTAGGGGCGGCGGGGCTCTCGGTTACTGACAAGGCAATCATCGACGCCTGCGACATTGCTGAGGCGCTCGACCCCACCAAGGACTCCCCCGAGATGATCATGTGGCCGATCTCCAAGGTCGCTGTTCTGCTTCTCAATCGAACAAAGAAAGCATGCTTGGTCGAGCATGGATCCAAAACCAAGGGAGTCTGGTCGATATTTGAGAAAGATATCAGCAGTGACATATCGGTGCAGGGGTCGAGTATTAAATCTACGGCACTTCCTTCTGAACCATACATGCTTCAGCGGATTGCATATTCAGAGGTGGAGCGCAAAACAG GTATGAAGCGTACACATTTGTGTTTTATCGAAGAACATCGGGTGTACTCACTGAGTAATAAAGGGACAACTACCATGTTGTTCCTTATGCACTATGATCAGACAGTCGATAGCAAGCTTAAAGAAATGCCTTTAGATGCTGTGATCCAAAG GATGAGTGGTCCAATATTTGAAAGTGGTTCGTACCCAAGAACGACATCTGTTGTTGATTGCTATCATTTACTACCATATAAGGAGGTCTTCTTAAACATCCTGAACAG GGACTGGCCTTTGGGTTCTTCGCTGAGCACGCCAAAGGAACAAGAAGTAAACAGTAATAGCAAGtctaaaatgaaaaaaataaccACAGACGTTTCAACTCCAAAGAAAAATAAGAAGGTAGTAAAAGCAGTTGGTGATAGTGGCACCAACAACTGCAGCACGAGGAAAAACATAAAAgacagcaacaccaactgcaaaaGAAAATTTGAAGCCTTCAAGACTAAAGTTGCTACCTACGCAGAGCATGGGGATTGTCAGAGCCCGACAGAAGACCTACAAGCCA GTGTCCAAATGGACAAGAACAGAGCAGAGAACAACTCTAAAAGTCGAAATGTGCCTCAAGATATCATTCCG ACACCAGATGTTGATCATGTAATTAACGACCATGCCTTGACAAACCAAAAGGAGAAAGTCAGTGAAAAGTCTG GTGGCATCATAGGTAACATGAATGCTCAGAGGTATGCGACACTACAATTACTTCAGAAGATGCGAGATGATACa CTTCGTGAGCATTTTGTGCTTGGAGATCGAAGTGCTGAGTACGAAATGGACATTCAAACAATCTTGACAG AAACGGGGATGACACCTAAAGTAACGTCAATTCTAAAGAAATATGAGAATAGTTGGAAGATGATGGAAGTTGCCAATCCAATTAGCTCTGGAGAAGGATGCCAAACCATGAACATAAAGGGGAAGAAACTGAAAGAAGCCATACTTGTACGCAACAAATGCCAG GAACTGGATGACATATGCCGTGATAGCAACTGGATTTTTCCAAGATACAGAGTACTTCCTTCAGATACTGGTG TTTGTACTCCTATATTGGCAGATATGTACCAGGCCAGTGTCCACCTTACGGGCCTAGATTTCAACTTGAGTGCAGATGGTGACATGAAGATCACGCCTCACGAGGCACGGGACTCAGCGGCATCCAACATGCTGTCTCGGCTTCAACAGAAGGCAAGGGAAGACTAG